One window of the Actinomyces procaprae genome contains the following:
- a CDS encoding GntR family transcriptional regulator, with product MSDTPFQPEITIDRSSNLPLYAQIAEALGALILEGTLAPGTRIEDEVSMARRLQVSRPTARQALQSLADRGLVSRRRGAGTVVASPHVRRPMELSSLLSDLTAAGHKVSTELLEYTTHPANEEDAEHLEVEPGTEVTHLRRLRSADGEPIALMDNLLPAAIAPTREELEQAGLYELLRARGIVPATAKQVIGARNATAKEADALDERRRAALLTAKRTTYDASGRVIEYGDHIYRASRYSFETSLFTG from the coding sequence ATGTCGGACACGCCCTTTCAGCCAGAGATCACCATTGATCGCTCCAGCAACCTCCCGCTGTACGCCCAGATAGCGGAGGCGCTCGGCGCGCTCATCCTGGAGGGCACCCTCGCGCCCGGGACCCGCATCGAGGACGAGGTCTCCATGGCACGCCGCCTGCAAGTCTCGCGCCCGACTGCGCGCCAGGCCCTTCAGTCCCTGGCGGACCGCGGCCTGGTGTCTCGCCGACGCGGGGCCGGCACCGTGGTCGCCTCTCCGCACGTGCGACGCCCGATGGAGCTGTCCAGCCTGCTGTCCGACCTGACCGCCGCCGGCCACAAGGTCTCCACCGAGCTGCTGGAGTACACCACGCACCCCGCCAATGAGGAGGACGCGGAGCACCTGGAGGTCGAGCCCGGCACCGAGGTCACTCATCTGCGCCGCCTGCGCAGCGCCGACGGCGAGCCGATCGCCCTCATGGACAACCTGCTGCCGGCCGCCATCGCCCCCACCCGTGAGGAGCTGGAGCAGGCGGGCCTGTATGAGCTGCTGCGCGCCCGCGGAATCGTCCCCGCGACCGCCAAGCAGGTCATTGGCGCGCGCAACGCCACCGCCAAGGAGGCCGACGCCCTGGACGAGCGCCGCCGCGCCGCACTCCTGACCGCCAAGCGCACCACCTACGACGCCTCGGGCCGCGTCATCGAGTACGGCGATCACATCTACCGCGCCTCGCGCTACTCCTTCGAGACCTCCCTGTTCACCGGCTGA
- a CDS encoding Cgl0159 family (beta/alpha)8-fold protein — MTDTPLTDRIVEIRTRAPERIAQVLADRPRGALPDGDGKLMIIACDHPARGALAAGADPMAMASREQVLARCITALSRPGVNGFLGTADLIEDLALLGALDGKLVYGSMNRGGLAGASFEMDDRFTGYDAAGVVAAGLDGGKMLLRINYSDPATAATIAACAAAVDALAARGVMAMVEPFISRWESGRVVNDLSPDAVMTSMAIASGLGRTSAYTWLKLPAVQDMERVMEASTLPALILGGAVSADADAARESWARALALPTVKGLVIGRSLLFPPDDDVAAAVDNTVGLLS; from the coding sequence ATGACTGACACGCCCTTGACGGACCGGATCGTCGAGATCCGCACCCGCGCCCCCGAGCGCATCGCCCAGGTGCTGGCCGACCGCCCCCGCGGCGCGCTGCCCGACGGCGACGGCAAGCTCATGATCATCGCCTGTGACCACCCCGCCCGCGGGGCGCTCGCTGCCGGTGCCGACCCCATGGCCATGGCCTCGCGGGAGCAGGTGCTCGCCCGCTGCATCACCGCCCTGTCGCGGCCGGGCGTGAACGGGTTTCTCGGCACCGCCGACCTCATCGAGGACCTGGCGCTGCTGGGCGCCCTGGACGGCAAGCTCGTCTACGGCTCCATGAATCGGGGCGGACTGGCCGGTGCCTCCTTCGAGATGGACGACCGCTTCACCGGCTACGACGCCGCCGGGGTGGTGGCCGCCGGCCTGGACGGCGGCAAGATGCTGCTGCGCATCAATTACTCCGACCCGGCCACGGCCGCCACCATCGCCGCCTGCGCCGCCGCCGTCGACGCCCTGGCCGCGCGCGGAGTCATGGCCATGGTCGAGCCGTTCATCTCCCGCTGGGAGTCCGGGCGCGTGGTCAACGACCTCAGTCCCGACGCCGTCATGACCTCCATGGCCATCGCCTCCGGCCTGGGCCGCACCTCCGCCTACACCTGGCTGAAGCTGCCCGCCGTCCAGGACATGGAACGTGTCATGGAGGCATCCACACTTCCCGCCCTGATCCTGGGCGGGGCCGTCTCCGCGGACGCCGACGCCGCCCGGGAGTCCTGGGCCAGGGCACTCGCCCTGCCCACCGTCAAGGGGCTGGTCATCGGCCGCTCCCTCCTGTTCCCCCCAGACGACGACGTCGCCGCCGCCGTCGACAACACCGTAGGACTGCTCTCATGA
- a CDS encoding LacI family DNA-binding transcriptional regulator, which translates to MSADRAPRVTIAMVAARCGRSASTVSAALNGVPGVAADTREEILRVAGEMGYEADPRARLLRRSHSGLIGASFAVGQAFQGLIVDGLYRACAALDHSLALAAVTPHRGGSEGLRSLLADHCEGLVLVDPAIPEDVLARAANRVRIVVVCRTTAVAGIDEVRSRDELGIAAQVNHLVARGRRRIVYIDGGDESASAVRTAAYRAAMSAHGLAEAVRVLPGGADEDAGAGCAAVLAEEPALPDAVMCFNDHAAVGALMELRRRGVRVPREVAVCGYDGIPVAASSAFSLTTVRQDAALIAETAVRALLGRVHPGAGGDDGAWLPDGVVRQARTQGGWSYLVTPELVERDSTA; encoded by the coding sequence ATGTCCGCCGACCGCGCACCGCGCGTAACCATTGCCATGGTCGCGGCCCGGTGCGGGCGCTCGGCCTCCACCGTCTCGGCGGCGCTGAACGGGGTGCCGGGCGTGGCCGCCGATACTCGGGAGGAGATCCTGCGGGTCGCCGGTGAGATGGGCTATGAGGCCGATCCGCGTGCGCGCCTGCTGCGCCGCAGCCACTCCGGGCTGATCGGGGCGAGCTTCGCCGTCGGGCAGGCCTTCCAGGGGCTGATCGTGGACGGGCTGTATCGCGCCTGTGCCGCCCTTGACCACTCGCTGGCGCTCGCAGCCGTCACGCCGCACCGCGGCGGTTCGGAGGGGCTGCGCTCCCTGCTCGCCGACCACTGCGAGGGGCTGGTCCTGGTGGACCCGGCGATCCCCGAGGACGTGCTTGCCCGGGCGGCGAACCGCGTGCGCATCGTGGTCGTGTGCCGTACCACCGCCGTCGCGGGCATCGACGAGGTGCGGTCGCGCGACGAGCTTGGAATCGCCGCCCAGGTCAACCATCTGGTTGCACGCGGCAGGCGCCGCATCGTCTACATCGACGGCGGCGACGAGTCCGCCTCGGCGGTCCGCACCGCCGCGTACCGCGCCGCGATGTCCGCTCACGGCCTGGCGGAGGCGGTGCGGGTGCTTCCCGGCGGTGCCGACGAGGATGCCGGCGCCGGCTGTGCCGCGGTGCTGGCCGAGGAGCCGGCACTGCCCGATGCCGTCATGTGCTTCAACGACCACGCCGCGGTCGGGGCGCTGATGGAGCTGCGGCGGCGCGGGGTCCGGGTGCCCCGGGAGGTCGCCGTCTGCGGCTACGACGGCATTCCCGTGGCCGCGTCGTCGGCCTTCTCCTTGACCACGGTTCGCCAGGACGCCGCGCTCATAGCCGAGACGGCGGTGCGGGCGCTCCTGGGGCGTGTGCATCCCGGGGCGGGCGGCGACGACGGGGCCTGGCTCCCGGACGGCGTTGTTCGCCAGGCCCGCACGCAGGGCGGGTGGTCCTACCTGGTTACCCCGGAGCTGGTCGAGCGCGACTCGACGGCGTGA
- the iolG gene encoding inositol 2-dehydrogenase, protein MLNIAIIGAGRIGHVHAGTVAAHPHARLALVCDPFGDAAEKLASQYGARSCKDAEEVFADPEVDAVVVGSPTPLHIPHLLAAAKAGKAVLCEKPIALDMKDVDAARAELDAVTTPVMFGFNRRFDPSFAAVHAAVQEGRIGTLEQLTIISRDPAAPPAEYIKVSGGIFRDMTIHDFDTARFFLGDIVEVHAVGQHLDPAIAATGDFDAAVVTLRAASGAVATIINNRHCASGYDQRLEASGRDGALFAENVRAHTVRLSNAEVTDAQEPYLDFFLERYADAYRLELSAFIEAVEAGTTPPTGIADAVAALRLAEAATESANTGNPVRLA, encoded by the coding sequence ATGCTCAACATCGCCATCATCGGCGCCGGCCGCATCGGCCACGTCCACGCCGGCACCGTCGCCGCCCACCCCCATGCCCGGCTCGCCCTGGTGTGCGACCCCTTCGGCGACGCCGCCGAGAAGCTGGCCTCCCAGTACGGCGCCCGCTCCTGCAAGGACGCCGAGGAGGTCTTCGCGGACCCGGAGGTCGACGCCGTCGTCGTCGGCTCCCCGACACCGCTGCACATCCCCCACCTGCTGGCAGCGGCCAAGGCCGGCAAGGCGGTCCTGTGCGAGAAGCCCATCGCCCTGGACATGAAGGACGTCGACGCCGCCCGCGCCGAGCTCGACGCCGTCACCACCCCCGTCATGTTCGGCTTCAACCGGCGCTTCGACCCGTCCTTCGCCGCTGTGCACGCCGCAGTCCAGGAGGGGAGGATCGGCACACTGGAGCAGCTGACGATCATCTCCCGCGACCCGGCCGCGCCACCCGCGGAGTACATCAAGGTATCCGGCGGGATCTTCCGCGACATGACCATCCACGACTTCGACACCGCGCGCTTCTTCCTGGGCGACATCGTCGAGGTCCACGCAGTGGGCCAGCACCTGGACCCGGCCATCGCGGCGACCGGCGACTTCGACGCCGCCGTCGTCACGCTCAGGGCCGCCAGCGGCGCGGTGGCAACGATCATCAACAACCGCCACTGCGCCTCCGGCTACGACCAGCGCCTGGAGGCCTCCGGCCGGGACGGCGCCCTGTTCGCCGAGAACGTCCGCGCACACACGGTGCGCCTGTCCAACGCCGAGGTCACCGACGCCCAGGAGCCCTACCTGGACTTCTTCCTGGAGCGCTACGCGGACGCCTACCGGCTGGAGCTGTCCGCCTTCATCGAGGCGGTCGAGGCGGGCACGACTCCGCCGACCGGCATCGCCGACGCCGTTGCCGCACTGCGCCTGGCCGAGGCCGCCACCGAGTCCGCCAACACCGGCAACCCGGTGCGCCTGGCCTGA
- a CDS encoding sugar phosphate isomerase/epimerase family protein — translation MTLNYGAYTACLSDRPLEAALDVLKEAGLTGAEVNVGGFIPSPHCPVDALLASKAAREDYLGVFAERGMRLSGLNTSGNPVSPLPAEGIKHAEDIRNAIRLAGLLGVGEIVTMSGTPGTDPTAKYPTWVVNPWNGIDMEILDYQWSVVVPFFKEIDALARDHDVQVCLELHPRNLVFNIPAFERLVEETGTTNIKVNMDPSHLFWQQMDPIAATKRLGDLVGHVHAKDTKILPGAAYRGVLDTDFGHVPAEAENKTPVAYGYWCTAWPQDPAWRFVAFGLGHDTDYWAEFLRTIAAVNPDMNVNIEHEDAEYGNVEGLRLSAANLLDAAARL, via the coding sequence ATGACACTCAACTACGGCGCCTACACCGCCTGCCTGTCGGACCGCCCCCTGGAAGCCGCCCTCGACGTCCTCAAGGAGGCCGGGCTGACCGGCGCCGAGGTGAACGTCGGCGGCTTCATCCCCTCCCCCCACTGCCCCGTGGACGCCCTGCTCGCCTCCAAGGCCGCCCGGGAGGACTACCTGGGCGTCTTCGCCGAGCGCGGCATGCGCCTGTCCGGCCTGAACACCTCCGGCAACCCGGTCTCGCCGCTGCCCGCCGAGGGCATCAAGCACGCCGAGGACATTCGCAACGCCATCAGGCTGGCGGGCCTGCTGGGCGTCGGGGAGATCGTCACCATGTCCGGCACGCCCGGCACCGACCCGACGGCGAAGTACCCCACCTGGGTGGTCAACCCCTGGAACGGCATCGACATGGAGATCCTCGACTACCAGTGGAGCGTGGTGGTGCCCTTCTTCAAGGAGATCGACGCCCTGGCCCGGGACCACGACGTACAGGTCTGCCTGGAGCTGCACCCGCGCAACCTCGTGTTCAACATCCCCGCCTTCGAGCGGCTGGTGGAGGAGACCGGGACCACGAACATCAAGGTGAACATGGACCCCTCGCACCTGTTCTGGCAGCAGATGGACCCGATCGCCGCCACCAAGCGCCTGGGGGACCTGGTCGGCCACGTCCACGCCAAGGACACCAAGATCCTCCCCGGCGCCGCCTACCGCGGCGTGCTCGACACCGACTTCGGGCACGTGCCCGCCGAGGCGGAGAACAAGACCCCGGTCGCCTACGGCTACTGGTGCACCGCCTGGCCGCAGGACCCGGCCTGGCGCTTCGTCGCCTTCGGCCTGGGGCATGACACCGACTACTGGGCCGAGTTCCTGCGCACCATCGCCGCGGTGAACCCGGACATGAACGTCAACATCGAGCACGAGGACGCCGAGTACGGCAACGTCGAGGGCCTGCGGCTGTCGGCCGCCAACCTGCTCGACGCCGCCGCCAGGCTCTGA
- the iolB gene encoding 5-deoxy-glucuronate isomerase: protein MNTNAPDASDIYVPAGSSGHGTLTVDVDPARAGWTYSGLRVCVLAPERSTTLETGESELLVLPLEGGATVLVDGQAYELAGRTGVFEEVTDYLYVPRGKSFTITSHGCGRFALPAAVASRDLPVAYYGRDQVRTDLRGAGDCSRQVNNYALNNGVDTSHLLCCEVLTPGGNWSSYPAHKHDVASADERELEEIYYFEIRNAPDGTAGFGLHRTYASSPERPIDLCTEVRQGDVALVPYGYHGPCVAAPGYDMYYLNVMAGPAEDLVWLAPDDPAHHWIRGTWEDQEIDPRLPMTH, encoded by the coding sequence ATGAACACCAATGCACCAGACGCATCCGACATCTACGTGCCCGCGGGCTCCAGCGGGCACGGGACCCTCACCGTCGACGTCGATCCCGCCCGGGCCGGCTGGACCTACTCCGGCCTGCGCGTGTGCGTGCTCGCACCCGAGCGCTCCACCACCCTGGAAACCGGAGAGAGTGAGCTGCTGGTGCTGCCGCTTGAGGGAGGCGCCACCGTCCTGGTGGACGGGCAGGCCTACGAGCTTGCGGGTCGAACCGGCGTGTTCGAGGAGGTGACCGACTACCTGTACGTGCCGCGCGGCAAGAGCTTCACCATCACCTCTCACGGGTGCGGACGCTTCGCCCTGCCGGCGGCGGTGGCCTCCCGCGACCTGCCGGTCGCCTACTACGGCCGCGACCAGGTGCGCACGGACCTGCGGGGCGCGGGGGACTGCTCCCGGCAGGTGAACAACTACGCCCTGAACAACGGCGTCGACACCTCTCACCTGCTGTGCTGCGAGGTGCTCACCCCGGGTGGCAACTGGTCCTCCTACCCGGCCCACAAGCACGACGTCGCCTCCGCCGATGAGCGGGAGCTGGAGGAGATCTACTACTTCGAGATCCGCAATGCCCCCGACGGCACTGCCGGCTTCGGGCTGCACCGCACCTACGCCTCCAGTCCGGAGCGCCCCATCGACCTGTGCACCGAGGTGCGCCAGGGAGACGTCGCCCTGGTCCCATACGGCTACCACGGCCCGTGTGTGGCGGCGCCCGGCTACGACATGTACTACCTCAACGTCATGGCGGGCCCCGCCGAGGACCTGGTCTGGCTCGCCCCCGACGATCCCGCCCACCACTGGATCCGCGGCACCTGGGAGGACCAGGAGATCGACCCCCGGCTGCCCATGACCCACTGA
- the iolC gene encoding 5-dehydro-2-deoxygluconokinase encodes MTARSSTPPLDVLTIGRCGIDIYPLQTGVGLEDVESFGKFLGGSPTNVAVAAARYRHRSAVITGVGDDPFGRFVCSEMRRLGVYDDYVVTKSDFNTPVTFCEIFPPDNFPLYFYREPSAPDLELTEDDIPADAVRDAAIFWISATGLSKEPSRGAHHAALDLRERKRHTIIDLDYRAMFWKDEATAHQEVAAVLPKVTVAIGNREECRVAVGETEPDKAADALLEAGVELAIVKQGLEGTLAKTRDERVEIPVTPVVTKNGLGAGDAFGGAVCHGLLSGWPLDKTIFAASTAGAIVSSRLECSTAMPAEPELLALMRTHRELVPALADL; translated from the coding sequence ATGACCGCTCGGTCGAGCACGCCGCCGCTCGATGTTCTGACAATCGGACGCTGTGGAATCGACATCTACCCGCTCCAGACCGGCGTCGGCCTGGAGGACGTGGAGAGCTTCGGCAAGTTTCTGGGCGGGAGCCCCACCAATGTTGCGGTCGCCGCCGCGCGCTACCGGCACCGTTCCGCCGTGATCACCGGGGTGGGCGACGACCCCTTCGGGCGCTTCGTATGCTCGGAGATGCGCAGGCTCGGCGTGTACGACGACTACGTCGTCACCAAGTCCGACTTCAACACCCCGGTCACCTTCTGCGAGATCTTCCCGCCGGACAACTTCCCCCTGTACTTCTACCGCGAGCCCTCCGCGCCCGATCTGGAACTGACCGAGGACGACATCCCGGCCGACGCCGTGCGCGACGCCGCCATCTTCTGGATCTCCGCCACGGGGCTGAGCAAGGAGCCCTCGCGCGGCGCCCACCACGCCGCCCTGGACCTGCGCGAGCGCAAGCGGCACACCATCATCGACCTCGACTATCGCGCGATGTTCTGGAAGGACGAGGCCACCGCCCACCAAGAGGTCGCAGCCGTGCTGCCCAAGGTGACCGTCGCCATCGGCAACCGTGAGGAGTGCCGCGTCGCCGTCGGCGAGACCGAGCCCGACAAGGCCGCCGACGCCCTGCTTGAGGCCGGCGTCGAACTGGCCATCGTCAAGCAGGGCCTGGAGGGGACACTGGCCAAGACCCGCGACGAGCGCGTGGAGATCCCCGTGACCCCGGTGGTCACCAAGAACGGCCTCGGGGCAGGGGATGCCTTCGGCGGCGCCGTCTGCCACGGGCTGCTGTCCGGCTGGCCGCTGGACAAGACGATCTTCGCCGCATCCACGGCCGGAGCCATCGTCTCCTCGCGCCTGGAGTGCTCCACGGCAATGCCCGCAGAGCCCGAACTGCTCGCGCTGATGCGCACTCACCGCGAGCTCGTACCCGCGCTTGCGGACCTGTGA
- a CDS encoding Gfo/Idh/MocA family protein, with protein MSNTSLSVAVIGAGMAGTTHANAWRQVGTVYDLGLPKVRLAAIADAYEPFAKDAAERYGYEKAVTDWRDIADDPSIDIVSIVVGNALHREIAEALIRAGKHVLCEKPLADTLESAKAMADAERAAGTVTAVGFTYRRNAAIAEIAKLVREGHLGEVNHFSGRYWCDYGVDPNTPMAWRYSGPMGSGALGDVGSHLIDTAETICGPLVSVSGGAMMTSIKQRPVAKGHVTRGTALDTSEVEMAEVTNDDVATFTGHFASGAVGTFSCSRVAWNMPNAMMLDVLGSRGRASWDLARCGEIKLDDVNSPAGLGGARQVLVNPTFPYFERGSSMAFGGVGLTQIEQFTYQAYAFLQQVAGVTDGALPPCATFADGYREMLIADAVATSAANGGAAVDLSHLNQ; from the coding sequence ATGAGCAACACATCCCTGTCAGTGGCCGTCATCGGCGCCGGCATGGCCGGCACCACCCACGCCAACGCCTGGCGCCAGGTGGGCACCGTCTACGACCTCGGCCTGCCCAAGGTCCGCCTGGCGGCCATCGCCGACGCCTACGAGCCCTTCGCCAAGGACGCCGCCGAGCGCTACGGCTACGAGAAGGCCGTCACCGACTGGCGCGACATCGCCGACGACCCGAGCATCGACATCGTCTCCATCGTGGTGGGCAACGCCCTGCACCGCGAGATCGCCGAGGCCCTGATCCGCGCCGGCAAGCACGTCCTGTGCGAGAAGCCCCTGGCGGATACGCTCGAGTCCGCCAAGGCCATGGCCGACGCCGAGCGGGCGGCGGGCACCGTGACCGCCGTCGGCTTCACCTATCGCCGCAACGCCGCCATCGCCGAGATCGCCAAGCTGGTCCGCGAGGGCCACCTGGGGGAGGTTAACCACTTCTCGGGCCGTTACTGGTGCGACTACGGCGTCGACCCCAACACCCCCATGGCCTGGCGCTACTCCGGCCCCATGGGCTCCGGCGCCCTGGGCGACGTCGGCAGCCACCTGATCGACACCGCGGAGACCATCTGCGGCCCCCTGGTGTCCGTCTCCGGCGGCGCCATGATGACGTCGATCAAGCAGCGCCCCGTCGCCAAGGGGCACGTCACCCGCGGCACCGCCCTGGACACCTCGGAAGTAGAAATGGCGGAGGTCACCAACGACGACGTCGCCACCTTCACCGGCCACTTCGCCAGCGGTGCGGTGGGCACCTTCTCCTGCTCGCGCGTCGCCTGGAACATGCCCAACGCCATGATGCTGGACGTGCTCGGCTCCCGGGGCCGCGCCTCCTGGGACCTGGCCCGCTGCGGCGAGATCAAGCTCGACGACGTCAACTCCCCCGCCGGCCTGGGCGGTGCCCGCCAGGTGCTCGTGAACCCGACCTTCCCCTACTTCGAGCGCGGCTCCTCCATGGCCTTCGGAGGCGTGGGCCTGACCCAGATCGAGCAGTTCACCTACCAGGCCTACGCCTTCCTCCAGCAAGTCGCCGGCGTCACCGACGGCGCCCTGCCGCCCTGCGCCACCTTCGCCGACGGCTACCGGGAGATGCTCATCGCCGACGCCGTCGCCACCTCCGCCGCCAACGGCGGCGCCGCCGTCGACCTCAGCCACCTCAACCAGTAG
- a CDS encoding transaldolase family protein — translation MTIEYTPGPLLEAARTTPTALWNDSADPDELSQSISFGGVGATCNPTIAYTCINQKKDRWLPRIAELAEEMPEASESEIGWQVVRELSIDAAKLLEPIFEEHKGRNGRLSMQTDPRLARSAKALADQAEEFSKLAKNIIVKIPATATGIEAIEDATYRGVSVNVTVSFSVPQAVSAGEAIERGLKRREAEGKDTSTMGPVVTLMGGRLDDWLKIVAKRDNLFIDPGHLEWGGVAALKRAYQEFQSRGLRARVLSAAFRNVMHWSELVGGDLVISPPFKWQKLINDSGYKVEPRIDVPVAPEIMKTLMSIPEFVRAYEPDGMTPEEFESYGATRRTLRGFLQADADLDALVRDVIMPQP, via the coding sequence ATGACCATCGAATACACCCCCGGCCCCCTTCTCGAGGCCGCCCGCACCACCCCGACCGCCCTGTGGAACGACTCCGCGGACCCAGACGAGCTGAGCCAGTCCATCTCCTTCGGAGGAGTTGGGGCAACCTGCAACCCGACGATCGCCTACACCTGCATCAACCAGAAGAAGGACCGCTGGCTCCCCCGCATCGCCGAGCTAGCCGAGGAGATGCCCGAGGCCAGCGAGTCCGAGATCGGCTGGCAGGTGGTGCGCGAGCTGAGCATCGACGCCGCCAAGCTGCTGGAGCCGATCTTCGAGGAGCACAAGGGCCGCAACGGCCGCCTGTCGATGCAGACCGACCCGCGCCTGGCGCGCTCCGCCAAGGCCCTGGCCGATCAGGCCGAGGAGTTCTCGAAGCTGGCCAAGAACATCATCGTCAAGATCCCCGCCACGGCCACCGGCATCGAGGCGATCGAGGACGCCACCTACCGCGGCGTGTCCGTCAACGTGACCGTCTCCTTCTCCGTGCCGCAGGCCGTATCAGCCGGCGAGGCGATCGAGCGCGGCCTCAAGCGGCGCGAGGCCGAGGGCAAGGACACCTCCACGATGGGGCCGGTCGTCACCCTCATGGGTGGCCGCCTGGATGACTGGCTGAAGATCGTCGCCAAGCGGGACAACCTGTTCATCGACCCCGGCCACCTGGAGTGGGGCGGCGTGGCGGCGCTGAAGCGCGCCTACCAGGAGTTCCAGTCCCGCGGCCTACGCGCTCGCGTCCTGTCCGCGGCGTTCCGCAACGTCATGCACTGGTCCGAGCTGGTCGGCGGCGACCTGGTGATCTCCCCGCCCTTCAAGTGGCAGAAGCTCATCAACGACTCCGGCTACAAGGTCGAGCCCCGGATCGACGTGCCCGTGGCACCGGAGATCATGAAGACGCTGATGTCGATCCCGGAGTTCGTCCGCGCCTACGAGCCCGACGGCATGACGCCGGAGGAGTTCGAGTCCTACGGCGCCACCCGCCGCACACTGCGCGGATTCCTCCAGGCCGACGCCGACCTGGACGCCTTGGTGCGCGACGTCATCATGCCCCAGCCATGA